A genome region from Panthera leo isolate Ple1 chromosome A2, P.leo_Ple1_pat1.1, whole genome shotgun sequence includes the following:
- the LOC122214585 gene encoding elongation factor 1-alpha 1-like: protein MGKEKTHINIVVIGHVDSGKSTTTGHLIYKCGGIDKRTIEKFEKEAAEMGKGSFKYAWVLDKLKAERERGITIDISLWKFETSKYYVTIIDAPGHRDFIKNMITGTSQADCAVLIVAAGVGEFEAGISKNGQTREHDLLAYTLGVKQLIVGVNKMDSTEPPYSQKRYEEIVKEVSTYIKKIGYNPDTVAFVPISGWNGDNMLEPSANMPWFKGWKVTRKDGNASGTTLLEALDCILPPTRPTDKPLRLPLQDVYKIGGIGTVPVGRVETGVLKPGMVVTFAPVNVTTEVKSVEMHHESLSEALPGDNVGFNVKNVSVKDVRRGNVAGDSKNDPPMEAAGFTAQVIILNHPGQISAGYAPVLDCHTAHIACKFAELKEKIDRRSGKKLEDGPKFLKSGDAAIVDMVPGKPMCVESFSDYPPLGRFAVRDMRQTVAVGVIKAVDKKAAGAGKVTKSAQKAQKAK, encoded by the coding sequence atgggaaaggaaaagactcATATCAACATCGTCGTCATTGGACACGTAGATTCGGGCAAGTCTACCACTACTGGTCATCTGATCTACAAATGTGGTGGGATCGACAAAAGAACTATCGAAAAATTTGAGAAGGAGGCTGCTGAGATGGGAAAGGGCTCCTTCAAGTATGCCTGGGTCTTGGATAAACTGAAAGCCGAACGTGAACGTGGTATCACCATTGATATCTCCCTGTGGAAATTCGAGACCAGCAAGTACTATGTGACCATCATTGATGCCCCAGGACACAGAGACTTTATCAAAAATATGATTACGGGCACATCTCAGGCTGACTGTGCTGTCCTGATCGTTGCTGCTGGTGTTGGCGAATTTGAAGCAGGTATCTCCAAGAATGGGCAGACCCGTGAGCATGACCTTCTGGCTTACACACTGGGTGTAAAACAACTTATTGTCGGTGTTAACAAAATGgattccactgagccaccctACAGCCAGAAGAGATACGAGGAAATCGTTAAGGAAGTCAgcacctacattaagaaaattggCTACAACCCCGACACCGTAGCATTTGTGCCAATTTCTGGTTGGAATGGTGACAACATGCTGGAGCCAAGTGCTAATATGCCTTGGTTCAAGGGATGGAAAGTCACCCGTAAAGATGGCAATGCCAGTGGAACCACACTGCTTGAAGCTCTGGATTGCATTCTGCCACCTACTCGTCCAACTGACAAGCCCTTGCGTCTGCCCCTCCAGGATGTCTACAAAATTGGTGGTATTGGTACTGTCCCTGTGGGTCGAGTGGAGACCGGTGTTCTTAAGCCAGGCATGGTGGTCACTTTTGCTCCAGTCAATGTTACAACTGAAGTAAAGTCTGTTGAAATGCACCATGAATCTTTGAGTGAGGCTCTACCTGGGGACAACGTGGGCTTCAATGTCAAGAACGTATCTGTCAAAGATGTTCGTCGTGGCAATGTGGCTGGTGATAGCAAAAATGACCCACCAATGGAAGCAGCTGGCTTCACAGCTCAGGTGATTATCCTGAACCATCCAGGCCAAATCAGTGCCGGATATGCACCTGTGCTGGACTGTCACACCGCTCACATCGCCTGCAAGTTTGCTGAGCTGAAGGAGAAGATTGACCGTCGTTCTGGAAAAAAGCTGGAAGATGGTCCCAAGTTCTTAAAATCTGGTGATGCTGCCATCGTTGATATGGTTCCCGGCAAGCCCATGTGTGTTGAGAGCTTCTCTGACTATCCTCCTCTGGGCCGTTTTGCTGTTCGTGACATGAGACAGACGGTTGCTGTGGGTGTCATCAAAGCAGTGGACAAGAAGGCAGCTGGAGCTGGCAAGGTCACCAAGTCTGCCCAGAAAGCTCAGAAGGCTAAATGA